In the Enterococcus saigonensis genome, one interval contains:
- the mraY gene encoding phospho-N-acetylmuramoyl-pentapeptide-transferase — translation MEWTKMILPIVSSFAMTYAVMPLFIGYFRVKQFGQEIRDEGPMWHNVKAGTPTMGGVVFLIATVLTGLWVGAWQNLLSPSLFILLFVLFLYGLLGFLDDFIKIFKKRNMGLNSLQKLIGQILGAIIFYAVFLQDGNANILNLFGLEIHLGILYGIFVIFWLVGFSNAVNLTDGIDGLVSGLGVISFATYGMIAWKQNQFDVLIICLSVIGGLLGFFPYNHKPAKIFMGDVGSLALGGLLAAISILLHQEWTLLLVGLIYVIETASVMLQVTSFKLTGKRLFKMSPIHHHFEMSGWTEWKIDLVFWGIAVVCSALTLLIIW, via the coding sequence ATGGAATGGACAAAGATGATTTTACCGATTGTGAGTAGTTTTGCGATGACCTATGCTGTCATGCCGCTTTTCATTGGCTATTTTAGAGTTAAACAATTTGGGCAAGAAATTCGTGATGAAGGACCAATGTGGCACAATGTAAAGGCAGGCACACCGACAATGGGTGGAGTTGTCTTCTTAATCGCCACAGTTTTAACGGGTCTTTGGGTAGGTGCATGGCAAAACTTACTGTCGCCGTCTTTATTTATTCTGCTATTTGTTTTATTTTTGTATGGCTTATTAGGGTTTTTAGATGACTTTATTAAGATTTTTAAAAAGCGAAATATGGGGTTGAACTCATTACAAAAATTGATTGGCCAAATTTTAGGCGCGATTATCTTTTATGCTGTCTTTTTGCAAGATGGGAATGCTAATATTTTAAATCTTTTTGGTCTAGAAATTCATTTAGGAATACTTTACGGGATTTTTGTCATTTTCTGGTTAGTTGGTTTTTCTAATGCTGTTAATTTAACGGATGGTATCGATGGACTTGTATCTGGATTAGGGGTTATTTCCTTTGCAACTTATGGTATGATAGCTTGGAAGCAAAACCAATTTGATGTCTTGATCATTTGTTTAAGTGTGATTGGCGGTCTATTGGGCTTTTTCCCTTACAACCACAAACCAGCAAAGATTTTTATGGGAGATGTAGGATCGCTTGCGCTTGGCGGTTTGTTAGCAGCAATATCAATTCTTCTACATCAAGAGTGGACTTTGTTATTGGTTGGCTTAATTTATGTAATTGAAACAGCCAGCGTTATGTTACAAGTCACATCCTTCAAATTGACGGGCAAGCGCCTGTTTAAAATGTCACCTATCCACCATCACTTTGAGATGAGCGGTTGGACTGAATGGAAGATTGATCTGGTTTTTTGGGGGATCGCGGTAGTCTGTTCTGCACTTACGCTTTTGATTATTTGGTAG
- the murD gene encoding UDP-N-acetylmuramoyl-L-alanine--D-glutamate ligase, translating into MKQIIEYQNKKVLVLGLAKSGFSAAKLLHDLGALVTVNDGKPFEENPEAQDLLVLGIKVVTGSHPIELLDEDFALMVKNPGIPYSHPLVEKALAKGLPIITEIELAYQIAECKIVGITGTNGKTTTTTMIGEILNAGMKQGKALLAGNIGYPASTVAQNAQSQDIMVTELSSFQLMGIQSFHPEIAVITNIFSAHLDYHGSQAEYEKAKWHIQENMTEKDYLILNWDQELLQALAKKTKATVIPFSSTQVVPGAYQKDGKLYFNDEFIMVSNTLGVPGNHNIENALAAIAVAKLRGISNDDIKETLQNFSGVPHRTQFVGTINDRRFFNDSKATNILATEMALGGFDHEKLILLAGGLDRGNSFDDLVPSLVGLKAMIVFGETKDKLAKAAQDANVSVVEFSENAETAVAKAYALSEVGDTILLSPANASWDQYKNFEIRGERFIAAVNALKK; encoded by the coding sequence ATGAAACAAATTATTGAATATCAAAATAAAAAAGTTCTTGTGCTAGGATTAGCAAAGAGTGGATTCAGTGCGGCCAAATTGTTACACGATTTGGGCGCACTGGTTACCGTTAATGACGGTAAACCTTTCGAAGAAAATCCAGAAGCACAAGATCTTTTAGTTTTAGGAATTAAAGTCGTCACAGGTAGTCACCCGATTGAATTATTGGATGAAGATTTTGCCTTAATGGTAAAAAATCCGGGAATTCCTTATAGTCATCCATTAGTTGAAAAAGCACTAGCTAAAGGTTTACCTATTATTACAGAAATTGAGTTAGCGTATCAAATTGCTGAGTGTAAAATAGTTGGTATTACAGGGACAAACGGAAAGACTACCACGACTACGATGATTGGTGAGATTCTAAATGCCGGTATGAAGCAAGGAAAAGCCTTGTTAGCAGGAAACATTGGTTATCCTGCTAGTACTGTTGCACAAAATGCGCAAAGTCAAGACATTATGGTAACGGAACTATCAAGTTTTCAATTGATGGGAATTCAATCTTTCCATCCGGAAATTGCAGTCATTACGAATATTTTTTCTGCGCACTTAGATTATCATGGTTCACAAGCTGAGTATGAAAAAGCAAAGTGGCACATCCAAGAAAACATGACGGAAAAAGATTATTTGATTTTAAATTGGGATCAGGAGCTTTTACAAGCTTTAGCGAAAAAAACCAAAGCTACGGTTATACCATTTTCAAGTACGCAAGTTGTTCCTGGAGCATATCAAAAAGATGGCAAATTATATTTTAATGATGAATTCATTATGGTATCTAACACATTAGGAGTTCCTGGTAATCATAACATTGAAAATGCGTTGGCAGCCATTGCTGTAGCAAAATTAAGAGGAATTAGTAATGATGATATCAAAGAAACATTACAAAATTTCAGTGGTGTACCACATCGTACGCAGTTTGTTGGGACAATTAATGATCGGCGCTTTTTTAACGATTCCAAAGCTACTAATATTTTGGCAACGGAGATGGCGCTTGGGGGCTTTGATCATGAAAAATTAATTTTATTAGCAGGTGGCCTCGATCGCGGTAATAGTTTTGATGACTTAGTTCCCTCTTTGGTGGGACTTAAAGCAATGATTGTTTTTGGTGAAACAAAAGATAAACTGGCTAAAGCAGCACAAGACGCTAATGTTTCAGTAGTGGAGTTTAGTGAAAATGCTGAAACAGCGGTAGCTAAAGCCTACGCACTCAGTGAAGTGGGAGATACAATTTTGTTGTCTCCAGCTAATGCCAGTTGGGATCAATACAAAAACTTTGAAATTAGAGGCGAGCGATTTATTGCAGCAGTCAACGCCTTGAAAAAATAA
- the murG gene encoding undecaprenyldiphospho-muramoylpentapeptide beta-N-acetylglucosaminyltransferase yields MRILVTGGGTGGHIYPALAFVNYVKQQEPDSEFMYVGGKKGLENKILPKTDIPFQTLEIQGFKRKLSFDNIKTLQLFFKSIRKAKQIIQTFKPDVVIGTGGYVSGAVVYAAAKMNIPTIVHEQNSIPGMTNKFLSRYATKIGICFKDAAQFFPAEKTVLVGNPRASEVSNAQKSDILTTFGLQQEKPTALIFGGSQGALKINQAVTKALPIFATRDYQVLYASGERYFTEIKDAAKIDLSQLTNVSIAPYIDKMAAVMVCCDLLVGRAGATSIAEFTALGLPAVLIPSPYVTADHQTKNAQSLVDAGAAFMIKDDNLTAETLVKAIDEIMQNQTKRQQMANASKTEGIPDASSRLYRLIKEITM; encoded by the coding sequence GTGAGAATATTAGTAACCGGTGGTGGAACAGGAGGACATATCTATCCTGCTTTAGCCTTTGTGAATTATGTAAAACAACAAGAACCGGATTCTGAGTTTATGTATGTTGGTGGTAAAAAAGGGTTAGAAAATAAAATTCTACCCAAAACCGATATTCCGTTTCAAACATTAGAAATTCAAGGATTCAAACGCAAGTTGTCTTTTGATAATATTAAAACACTCCAACTTTTTTTTAAAAGTATTAGAAAAGCAAAACAAATTATTCAAACGTTTAAACCTGATGTTGTCATTGGTACAGGTGGTTATGTTTCTGGAGCAGTGGTTTATGCTGCTGCTAAAATGAACATTCCAACAATTGTGCACGAACAAAACAGTATTCCTGGAATGACCAATAAATTTTTGAGTCGATATGCCACAAAAATTGGTATTTGTTTTAAAGATGCTGCACAGTTTTTTCCGGCAGAAAAAACAGTATTAGTAGGTAATCCTCGTGCCAGTGAAGTCAGCAACGCTCAAAAATCGGATATTTTAACAACATTTGGTCTTCAACAAGAAAAACCTACAGCGCTAATTTTTGGCGGTAGCCAGGGGGCTTTAAAAATCAATCAGGCAGTTACAAAAGCGCTCCCGATTTTTGCTACCCGAGATTATCAGGTCTTATATGCTTCTGGTGAAAGATATTTTACTGAAATTAAAGATGCCGCAAAGATTGATCTAAGTCAGTTGACAAATGTGAGTATTGCACCCTATATTGATAAAATGGCAGCAGTGATGGTTTGCTGTGACTTATTAGTGGGACGTGCCGGTGCAACGTCCATTGCAGAATTTACTGCATTGGGTTTGCCGGCGGTATTAATTCCAAGTCCTTATGTGACCGCAGATCATCAAACTAAAAATGCACAAAGTTTAGTAGATGCTGGGGCAGCATTCATGATTAAAGACGATAATTTGACTGCTGAAACGTTGGTCAAAGCAATCGATGAAATCATGCAAAATCAAACAAAACGACAACAAATGGCCAATGCTTCTAAAACAGAAGGTATCCCAGATGCTAGTTCACGGTTATATCGATTAATAAAAGAAATTACAATGTAA
- a CDS encoding cell division protein FtsQ/DivIB, giving the protein MTHISKKDQSKQKRENSDVHAVNLTPWQKANLEYRKKNGQDAPWSPTVIEGQEQKEELQLPENASDLPVEGGSLNPNGSFADRLPKLKYERNAVLYRRLAIIITLFLIPLLFALYYVSPLSKLSALQVAKNNVVSKAAIIKAADFKLDEGLWKQYWYRNNNEEKIKKALPRVKSVAISIEHFNEFKLAVTEYQEVAILEKGDSYAPVIENGKVLAETVKEPAKNLPILEDFKSQKRILDVLTQYQKLSQELRSSVSQIKYTPTNANKDLLNLLMNDGNTVIINISNLAEQLKYYPQVAKELKGKGVVDMEVGIFTYPYPKDDKKADTKINGNSATTESNNQNETNENTAENESQSETNNNSQIGQ; this is encoded by the coding sequence GTGACGCATATCAGTAAAAAAGACCAATCCAAGCAAAAACGGGAAAATTCAGATGTTCATGCAGTGAACTTGACACCGTGGCAAAAGGCTAACTTGGAATATCGAAAAAAAAATGGTCAGGATGCGCCGTGGTCGCCGACAGTCATTGAAGGACAAGAGCAAAAGGAAGAATTGCAATTACCAGAAAATGCGAGTGATCTGCCTGTTGAAGGCGGTTCATTAAATCCCAATGGTTCTTTTGCTGATCGATTGCCAAAATTGAAATACGAGCGCAATGCAGTACTTTATCGTCGATTAGCAATTATAATTACTTTGTTTTTAATTCCGTTGCTTTTTGCGCTATATTATGTTTCGCCTTTGAGCAAATTATCAGCACTTCAGGTAGCAAAAAACAATGTCGTTTCAAAAGCGGCTATTATAAAGGCTGCGGATTTTAAATTGGATGAGGGATTGTGGAAGCAATACTGGTATCGTAATAATAATGAAGAAAAGATAAAAAAAGCGTTGCCGCGAGTTAAAAGTGTTGCAATTTCAATTGAGCACTTTAATGAGTTCAAATTAGCTGTAACGGAATATCAAGAAGTGGCCATTTTGGAAAAAGGAGACAGTTATGCTCCGGTAATTGAAAATGGCAAAGTTTTAGCAGAAACAGTGAAAGAACCTGCTAAAAATTTGCCCATCTTAGAGGATTTTAAGTCGCAAAAACGAATTTTAGATGTTTTAACGCAATATCAAAAACTATCACAAGAATTACGCTCTAGTGTGTCGCAAATCAAATATACGCCAACTAATGCTAATAAAGATTTGTTAAATTTATTAATGAATGATGGAAATACTGTCATTATTAACATATCTAATTTAGCTGAACAATTGAAATATTATCCACAGGTTGCTAAAGAATTGAAAGGTAAAGGCGTAGTCGATATGGAGGTAGGAATTTTTACTTATCCTTATCCTAAAGATGATAAAAAAGCAGACACCAAAATTAACGGAAATTCAGCGACAACTGAAAGCAATAATCAAAATGAAACTAATGAAAATACAGCAGAAAATGAAAGTCAAAGTGAAACAAATAATAACAGTCAAATAGGTCAATAA
- the ftsA gene encoding cell division protein FtsA: MAKTGMYVGLDIGTTSVKVVVSEYVENQMNIIGVGNAKSEGINRGIIVDIEKSVQAIQRAVKQAEEKAGIQIRSVSVGVPANLLEVENCQGMIAVNSESKEITDEDVRNVASAALVRSVPPERQIITILPQEFTVDGFEGIKDPRGMIGVRLEMFGVVFTGPKTILHNIRKCVEKAGLHLNEMVITPLALTESILSDGEKDFGTTVIDIGGGQTTTSVMHDKQLKFTHVNQEGGEYVTKDISTVLNTSFNNAEALKINYGDAYPERTSASEEFPVDVIGKSEPVKIDERYLAEIIEARMEQIFNKSKEVLDEIDALSLPGGVVLTGGAASLPGVVDLAQEIFGTNVKLYVPNHMGLRNPVFTNVISIVDYSANLSEVYQLAKTAVTGERTQPATSQEVPIPVTQEPAYDEYDGQEESYEDSNESTGESVKDKVKDFFSNIFD, encoded by the coding sequence ATGGCAAAAACGGGAATGTATGTCGGCCTTGACATTGGAACGACTTCAGTCAAAGTTGTTGTTTCAGAGTATGTCGAAAACCAAATGAATATCATTGGTGTAGGCAACGCCAAATCTGAAGGTATTAACAGAGGGATTATTGTCGATATTGAAAAATCGGTTCAAGCAATTCAACGGGCCGTCAAGCAAGCAGAAGAAAAAGCAGGTATCCAAATTCGCAGTGTAAGCGTTGGTGTTCCAGCTAACTTATTAGAAGTAGAAAACTGTCAAGGAATGATCGCTGTTAACAGCGAATCAAAAGAAATTACAGATGAAGATGTACGTAACGTTGCTTCAGCTGCTTTAGTACGTTCAGTTCCTCCTGAAAGACAAATCATAACGATTTTGCCACAAGAATTTACTGTGGATGGCTTTGAAGGTATTAAAGATCCACGGGGGATGATTGGTGTACGTCTCGAAATGTTTGGCGTTGTTTTCACCGGCCCTAAGACAATTTTACACAACATTCGTAAATGTGTTGAAAAAGCAGGCCTTCATCTAAATGAAATGGTCATTACACCTCTTGCGTTAACAGAATCTATTTTATCTGATGGTGAAAAAGACTTTGGAACTACTGTAATCGACATTGGCGGTGGTCAAACAACAACTTCAGTTATGCATGATAAACAATTGAAATTTACCCACGTTAACCAAGAAGGTGGGGAATATGTTACCAAAGATATTTCAACTGTTTTAAATACATCATTTAATAATGCGGAAGCTTTAAAAATTAATTATGGTGATGCTTATCCAGAACGTACATCTGCTAGTGAAGAGTTTCCAGTAGATGTGATTGGAAAATCTGAACCAGTTAAAATTGATGAACGTTATTTAGCAGAAATCATTGAAGCACGCATGGAACAGATTTTCAATAAATCTAAAGAAGTATTGGACGAAATCGATGCTTTAAGCTTACCAGGAGGCGTCGTTTTAACTGGCGGTGCTGCAAGTTTACCTGGTGTGGTAGATTTAGCCCAAGAAATTTTTGGTACAAATGTAAAACTATATGTACCAAATCACATGGGTCTGCGTAATCCAGTCTTTACTAATGTGATTTCAATTGTAGATTACTCTGCTAATTTAAGTGAAGTCTATCAATTGGCTAAGACAGCTGTAACAGGAGAAAGAACGCAACCTGCGACTAGTCAAGAAGTACCAATTCCTGTTACACAAGAACCCGCCTATGATGAATATGATGGTCAAGAAGAATCTTATGAAGATTCAAATGAATCTACAGGCGAAAGCGTTAAAGATAAAGTAAAAGATTTCTTTTCGAATATTTTCGACTAA
- the ftsZ gene encoding cell division protein FtsZ, translating into MEFSIDNTVNDGAVIKVIGVGGGGGNAVNRMIEENVKGVEFIAANTDVQALKNSKAETVIQLGPKYTRGLGAGSQPEVGQKAAEESEESIREALDGADMIFITAGMGGGTGTGAAPIVAKIAKELGALTVGVVTRPFTFEGPKRGRFAAEGIAQLKENVDTLLIISNNRLLEVVDKKTPMLEAFREADNVLRQGVQGISDLITAPGYVNLDFADVKTVMENQGTALMGIGVASGEDRVIEATKKAISSPLLETSIDGAEQVLLNITGGLDMTLFEAQDASDIVANAATGDVNIILGTSINEELGDEIRVTVIATGIDPTKKESKGRASRQNQIHSIPQKPVLDMEQAKPTQPEDDNAFGDWDIRKEQTVRPKVDDTQFENIEKKEFDTFNRDDVKSGEDDELSTPPFFRRKR; encoded by the coding sequence ATGGAATTTTCAATTGACAATACCGTAAATGACGGCGCAGTCATTAAAGTTATCGGCGTCGGCGGTGGCGGTGGCAACGCAGTCAACCGAATGATCGAAGAAAACGTTAAAGGTGTAGAATTCATCGCGGCTAATACCGATGTACAAGCCTTAAAAAATTCAAAAGCAGAAACTGTTATTCAGTTAGGTCCAAAATATACACGTGGTCTTGGTGCTGGTTCTCAACCTGAAGTTGGTCAAAAAGCAGCTGAAGAAAGTGAAGAATCAATTCGTGAAGCTTTAGATGGTGCAGATATGATCTTTATCACTGCTGGTATGGGTGGTGGTACCGGTACTGGTGCCGCACCAATCGTAGCTAAAATTGCTAAAGAACTTGGAGCTTTGACAGTTGGCGTTGTTACACGGCCATTTACTTTTGAAGGACCAAAACGTGGTCGTTTTGCAGCTGAAGGTATCGCACAATTAAAAGAAAATGTGGATACATTATTAATTATTTCAAACAATCGTTTACTAGAAGTTGTTGATAAGAAAACGCCAATGTTAGAAGCATTCCGCGAAGCTGACAACGTATTACGTCAAGGTGTTCAGGGGATTTCTGATCTGATTACAGCGCCAGGCTATGTAAACTTGGACTTTGCTGATGTTAAAACAGTTATGGAAAACCAAGGAACTGCTTTAATGGGTATCGGAGTTGCTTCAGGAGAAGACCGTGTAATCGAAGCTACTAAGAAAGCTATTTCTTCTCCATTGCTAGAAACTTCAATTGATGGCGCTGAACAAGTCTTGCTAAATATTACTGGTGGCTTGGATATGACCTTATTTGAAGCGCAAGATGCTTCTGATATTGTTGCAAATGCCGCAACTGGGGATGTAAACATCATCTTGGGTACTTCAATTAATGAAGAATTAGGAGATGAAATCCGCGTGACAGTAATTGCAACGGGGATTGATCCGACAAAAAAGGAAAGTAAAGGTCGCGCTTCAAGACAAAATCAAATCCATAGTATCCCACAAAAGCCGGTTTTAGATATGGAACAAGCAAAACCAACTCAACCAGAAGATGATAATGCTTTTGGTGATTGGGATATTCGCAAGGAGCAAACAGTGCGCCCTAAAGTTGATGATACACAATTTGAAAATATCGAAAAGAAAGAATTCGATACATTTAATCGTGACGATGTAAAATCTGGTGAGGATGATGAATTAAGTACACCACCATTCTTCCGTCGCAAACGTTAA
- a CDS encoding YggS family pyridoxal phosphate-dependent enzyme, with translation MIAENLREVRQEIQESCALVGRDEKSVRLVAVTKTVSSQVMRQLVDLDVFDLAENRADVFLEKKQELADINTIRWHFIGNLQRRKVKLIINKIDYFHALDNLSLAAEIQKRADHVLKCFVEVNISGEASKHGVTPTELSEFIAALSAYDKIQVVGLMTMAPFGAKVEEQRAIFGKLRQLQQEIEATNLVYAPCHELSMGMSNDFPAAIYEGATFIRVGTSLVKDA, from the coding sequence ATGATTGCTGAGAACTTGCGGGAGGTCCGACAAGAGATACAGGAGTCATGTGCTCTTGTTGGTCGTGATGAAAAAAGTGTCCGGTTGGTTGCCGTGACTAAAACTGTCTCTAGCCAAGTAATGCGCCAGTTAGTTGATTTAGATGTTTTTGATCTCGCTGAAAACAGAGCAGATGTTTTCTTAGAAAAAAAACAAGAATTAGCTGATATTAATACAATTCGTTGGCATTTTATTGGCAATTTACAGCGGAGAAAGGTAAAATTAATTATAAATAAAATAGACTATTTTCATGCTTTAGATAACTTAAGCTTAGCAGCAGAAATTCAAAAAAGAGCCGATCATGTGCTTAAATGTTTTGTGGAAGTAAATATTTCTGGTGAGGCGTCAAAACATGGTGTTACACCAACAGAACTTTCTGAATTTATTGCTGCCCTTAGTGCTTATGATAAAATCCAAGTCGTAGGTCTGATGACAATGGCACCATTTGGAGCTAAAGTAGAAGAACAACGCGCTATATTTGGAAAGTTGCGGCAATTGCAACAAGAGATTGAAGCAACTAATTTAGTCTATGCTCCTTGTCATGAATTAAGTATGGGAATGAGTAACGACTTTCCTGCAGCTATTTATGAAGGAGCAACATTTATTCGTGTCGGTACGTCTTTAGTCAAGGATGCCTAA
- a CDS encoding cell division protein SepF encodes MSIFSKAADFFGLSEDSYEEYEVASAVNGYEDTVVEEIPVEKASPVTTHEAVYETPKTDKKVVSLRQNMKTPSATKKHQAVNKNTTGKITILEPRNYHEVKKIAQHILNGEAVLVNFQSVEEDQARRIVDFLTGTVYAQDGDIKRVGDEIFLCTPCDVEIDGQETFPTETDLYDLN; translated from the coding sequence ATGTCGATTTTTAGTAAAGCGGCAGATTTTTTCGGTCTATCAGAAGATAGCTATGAAGAATATGAAGTGGCCTCTGCGGTCAATGGTTATGAAGATACGGTTGTTGAAGAAATTCCAGTGGAAAAGGCAAGTCCAGTAACAACGCATGAAGCAGTATACGAAACACCAAAAACAGATAAAAAAGTAGTTTCACTGCGTCAGAATATGAAAACACCTTCTGCTACTAAAAAGCATCAGGCGGTAAATAAAAATACAACTGGAAAAATTACGATTTTGGAACCACGAAATTATCATGAAGTGAAAAAAATTGCACAACACATTTTAAATGGAGAGGCAGTTTTGGTTAATTTTCAATCAGTTGAAGAGGATCAAGCAAGGCGAATTGTGGATTTTTTAACGGGGACTGTCTACGCTCAAGATGGTGATATCAAACGTGTAGGAGATGAAATTTTCTTATGTACGCCTTGTGATGTTGAAATTGACGGTCAGGAAACTTTCCCAACTGAAACAGATTTGTATGATTTAAATTAA
- a CDS encoding YggT family protein, with amino-acid sequence MLNDAVYLYSVLLMIYALLSWFPGGYQSSIGRFLRKICEPYLSLFDRLNLSIGPIDLTIAVAIIVLNLASQGLTTILVNIMY; translated from the coding sequence TTGCTTAACGATGCCGTTTATCTATACTCGGTTTTACTAATGATTTATGCTTTATTGTCCTGGTTCCCAGGAGGTTATCAATCATCAATTGGGCGTTTTTTGCGCAAAATTTGTGAACCTTATTTAAGTTTGTTTGATCGTCTTAATTTAAGTATTGGACCGATTGATTTAACGATTGCTGTTGCAATTATAGTTTTAAATTTAGCTAGCCAAGGATTAACAACTATTTTAGTGAATATTATGTATTAA
- a CDS encoding YlmH family RNA-binding protein → MNVNVYQHFRADERPFIDAVTDWIEQVQMQYAPYLTDFLDPRQAYIAETLIRQETELKFMFYGGYEQAERRRLLLYPDYYEPTMDEFDIGIYQVHYPIKFANLSHGKLLGTLMGTGIKRAYFGDIISDGSAWQIFIAKEVASFVALQVTKVGNVATRLEEQRYTDILKPKDSWEEEKNTVSSLRLDTVISTVFNISRQRAKQLVESGKIKVNWTETMRPDFMLDLLDIVSVRGFGRIQLQAIEGKTKKDKIRLTLGVLRK, encoded by the coding sequence ATGAACGTAAATGTCTATCAACATTTTCGGGCTGATGAACGCCCTTTTATTGACGCTGTAACCGATTGGATTGAACAAGTTCAAATGCAATATGCGCCGTATTTAACTGACTTTTTAGATCCGCGTCAAGCTTATATTGCCGAAACCTTGATTCGCCAAGAAACAGAATTGAAGTTTATGTTCTATGGTGGTTATGAGCAGGCTGAAAGACGTCGGTTGTTACTTTATCCGGATTATTATGAGCCAACTATGGATGAATTTGATATTGGCATTTATCAAGTACATTATCCAATTAAGTTTGCCAATTTAAGTCATGGCAAATTATTAGGTACTTTAATGGGGACAGGAATTAAACGGGCATATTTTGGTGATATTATCAGTGATGGATCTGCTTGGCAAATTTTTATTGCAAAAGAAGTTGCTAGCTTTGTAGCGTTACAAGTTACTAAAGTTGGCAATGTTGCAACCAGGTTAGAAGAACAGCGATATACAGATATTTTAAAACCAAAAGATAGTTGGGAAGAAGAAAAAAATACAGTTTCTTCTTTGCGTTTAGATACAGTTATTTCCACCGTCTTCAATATTTCTCGCCAGCGAGCTAAACAATTGGTAGAAAGTGGAAAAATCAAAGTTAATTGGACTGAAACAATGCGACCAGATTTTATGCTAGACTTACTTGATATTGTTTCAGTGCGAGGTTTTGGTCGCATCCAGTTACAAGCAATTGAAGGTAAAACCAAAAAAGATAAAATACGCTTAACATTAGGTGTTTTAAGAAAATAA
- a CDS encoding DivIVA domain-containing protein — translation MALTPLDINNKTFAVKMRGYNQDEVDDFLDLVGRDYEELIQKNREMEKALKHAEEKLEYFNELKDALNQSIIVAQDTADKVKTSASKESEVIVTSAQNRADELVSNAEKHAHELTTAAEQKAKEILNDASESARQLATETNDLKTKTRVFHQNLTLMLQSQLEQVKSPEWDEILKPFASYVQDGHEAFQQLMEKELDKENPDEVNSNNDMTENQVDIVEASEKIITPSQEIPAVNTLDDAKELLNKIEEKDQK, via the coding sequence ATGGCATTGACTCCATTAGATATTAATAATAAGACGTTCGCAGTAAAAATGCGGGGATATAATCAAGATGAAGTTGACGATTTCTTGGATTTAGTCGGTCGTGATTATGAAGAATTAATTCAAAAGAATCGTGAAATGGAAAAAGCGTTAAAACACGCAGAAGAAAAATTAGAATATTTCAATGAATTAAAAGATGCTTTAAATCAGTCTATCATTGTTGCGCAAGATACAGCTGACAAAGTAAAAACAAGTGCCAGCAAAGAATCTGAAGTGATTGTCACATCAGCTCAAAATCGTGCCGATGAGTTAGTTTCGAATGCAGAAAAACATGCACACGAACTCACCACTGCAGCAGAACAAAAGGCTAAAGAAATCTTAAATGACGCGAGTGAAAGTGCGCGTCAATTAGCAACTGAAACCAATGATTTGAAGACAAAAACACGGGTTTTCCACCAAAATTTAACATTAATGTTGCAATCACAATTGGAACAAGTGAAAAGTCCAGAATGGGATGAAATTTTAAAACCATTTGCGAGTTATGTTCAAGATGGCCATGAGGCTTTCCAGCAACTAATGGAAAAAGAACTTGACAAAGAAAATCCAGATGAAGTAAACTCAAACAATGATATGACTGAAAATCAAGTCGATATCGTGGAAGCAAGTGAAAAAATTATTACCCCAAGTCAAGAAATTCCTGCGGTAAACACGTTAGATGATGCCAAAGAGTTATTAAATAAAATTGAAGAAAAAGACCAAAAATAG